Proteins co-encoded in one Rudaeicoccus suwonensis genomic window:
- the metX gene encoding homoserine O-acetyltransferase MetX: MTVTEHRPHTLDGWCSPPKGSNPAARAIRLANVPLDVGASLPEVVVTFQTWGRLNARRDNAVLVEHALTGDSHVVGAAGPGQPSAGWWPDLIGPGQPLDTRELYVVAANVLGGCRGTTGPASAAPDGAPWGARFPRVTIRDQVRVEALLADHLGVDVWRLVLGGSMGGMRAVEWAAGHPDRTRSALVIASAPWATADQIAWGRAQMQAIVSDPDFQGGDYYGTGRSPRAGLGLARQIAHTTYRSADEFEDRFGRAAQDSENPLAGGRFAVESYLDHQADKLVARFDAGAYLHLTAAMATHDITRDRGDLTDVLGGFGGILRVAAVDSDRLFPVELSELMARAHGDDPVRVIRSRHGHDGFLIETDQIAGVVSEVVADTRPARTRCVG, from the coding sequence ATGACCGTCACCGAACACCGACCGCACACGCTCGATGGGTGGTGCTCGCCGCCGAAGGGCAGCAATCCGGCAGCCCGCGCCATCCGGTTGGCCAACGTGCCGCTGGATGTGGGGGCGAGTCTGCCCGAGGTCGTCGTGACCTTCCAGACATGGGGGCGACTCAACGCGCGTCGTGACAACGCGGTGCTGGTCGAGCATGCGCTGACCGGTGACTCCCATGTCGTCGGTGCCGCCGGTCCGGGACAACCCAGCGCGGGGTGGTGGCCTGACCTCATCGGGCCGGGCCAACCACTGGACACCCGCGAGTTGTATGTCGTGGCTGCCAACGTGCTGGGCGGATGCCGCGGCACAACTGGGCCCGCTTCCGCAGCACCGGACGGCGCGCCATGGGGCGCGCGCTTCCCCAGAGTGACGATCCGCGACCAGGTACGTGTAGAGGCGCTGCTCGCTGACCATCTCGGCGTGGACGTGTGGCGGCTGGTCCTCGGGGGCTCCATGGGCGGGATGCGGGCCGTGGAGTGGGCAGCGGGTCACCCGGATCGAACTCGATCGGCGCTGGTCATCGCGAGCGCTCCCTGGGCCACCGCCGATCAGATCGCGTGGGGGCGCGCGCAGATGCAGGCGATCGTGAGCGATCCGGATTTCCAGGGTGGTGACTACTACGGCACCGGTCGTTCGCCCCGTGCCGGGCTGGGTCTGGCCAGGCAGATCGCCCACACCACCTATCGCAGTGCCGACGAGTTCGAGGATCGGTTCGGCCGCGCCGCGCAGGACTCCGAGAATCCGCTCGCCGGTGGCCGGTTCGCCGTCGAGAGCTATCTGGACCATCAAGCGGACAAGCTGGTCGCCCGGTTCGATGCCGGCGCATACCTGCACCTCACTGCGGCGATGGCGACTCATGACATCACCCGCGACCGCGGAGACCTGACCGACGTACTCGGCGGATTCGGCGGCATCCTGCGGGTGGCGGCGGTCGACTCCGACCGGCTGTTCCCGGTCGAACTGTCCGAACTCATGGCCAGGGCGCACGGCGACGACCCGGTGCGAGTCATCCGGTCGCGCCACGGGCACGACGGCTTCCTGATCGAGACCGACCAGATCGCCGGAGTCGTCAGCGAGGTGGTCGCCGACACCCGTCCCGCACGAACGCGTTGCGTCGGGTAG
- a CDS encoding DUF4192 domain-containing protein, with protein sequence MTSTLHGVGETIAYLPYSFGFVPAESVVLVGLHSKRVQVTARLDIPDPEDVEDAARQLVEPLWQRPMDDSMLIGYSSDDCSPQPLTDRLLVLLPQAGVPVSHVLEVRDGRWRATACSCGGCSRSWQPIPEASELAPVAEQVMRGVAPASRRADLVRQLQVHRPVVAGAIASTIASGRRCNDPVELAAAFARVLLDDRQPVARLPITVLADVTAAVATIDVRDHLLSWLMPDFMPPSEWLAQWPQLREVLGPPPRSGDLARVDDDEATRRADRAACIRGRLIEWLQCAPAGRSVPILLLLVGLEWAGGGGALANVAVERALEIEPDNRLAGLMSHALARGLRPTVREEPRSA encoded by the coding sequence ATGACATCCACCTTGCACGGCGTCGGAGAAACGATCGCCTACCTGCCGTACAGCTTCGGTTTCGTCCCGGCCGAGTCCGTCGTCCTTGTGGGCCTGCACAGCAAACGGGTGCAGGTCACCGCACGACTTGACATCCCCGATCCGGAAGACGTCGAGGACGCCGCCCGTCAGCTTGTCGAGCCGCTCTGGCAGCGGCCGATGGACGACTCGATGCTCATCGGGTACTCCAGCGACGATTGTTCACCGCAACCGTTGACCGACCGGTTGCTCGTGCTGCTGCCGCAGGCGGGAGTGCCGGTCAGCCATGTCCTTGAGGTGCGTGACGGTCGGTGGCGCGCCACCGCCTGCTCGTGTGGCGGTTGCTCGCGCTCCTGGCAACCGATTCCGGAGGCGTCCGAACTTGCCCCTGTCGCCGAGCAGGTCATGCGTGGGGTCGCTCCCGCGAGCCGCCGGGCGGATCTGGTCCGGCAACTGCAGGTGCACCGCCCGGTCGTAGCCGGCGCAATCGCCTCGACGATTGCATCGGGGCGTCGTTGCAATGACCCGGTGGAGTTGGCCGCGGCATTCGCGCGCGTGCTGTTGGACGACCGGCAGCCGGTCGCGCGTCTGCCGATCACGGTGCTGGCGGACGTGACCGCTGCTGTCGCCACCATCGACGTGCGCGACCACCTGTTGTCCTGGTTGATGCCGGACTTCATGCCGCCATCGGAGTGGCTGGCCCAGTGGCCCCAGCTCAGAGAGGTGCTCGGCCCGCCACCAAGGTCGGGTGATCTGGCTCGCGTCGACGACGACGAAGCGACTCGTCGGGCGGATCGCGCTGCGTGCATCCGGGGCCGGCTCATCGAATGGCTGCAGTGCGCGCCCGCCGGGCGGTCGGTGCCGATCCTGTTGCTTCTGGTCGGGCTCGAGTGGGCCGGTGGAGGAGGCGCATTGGCCAATGTCGCCGTGGAACGCGCGCTTGAGATCGAGCCGGACAACCGGCTGGCGGGGCTGATGTCGCATGCCCTGGCGCGCGGCCTGCGTCCCACCGTGCGAGAGGAACCCCGATCTGCCTAG
- a CDS encoding EcsC family protein, whose amino-acid sequence MTSTYAARMTIAAVAGSTHPSGRGFGPRPAGSMTGMFGSRKSGKQTPVALDQGPMASSALALSRRVLAIGIDGAAGFDSAQQVADAALRDHRHPDRAVQGIVSQHRKLAAKAGFVTGLGGFVTMVVAMPTNILGFYILTTRMVAAIAMVRGYDVRDERVRTAILLTLVGTDADDLLKRAGVVSSGRLAGLATRQLPAPALMVVNKAVGFRLVSQLGDKVFTKLGKGIPFAGGVLGAGLDVLLLNRIAASALHEFPAAGTRIGAAR is encoded by the coding sequence ATGACCTCAACCTACGCCGCACGTATGACGATCGCTGCCGTGGCCGGTTCGACTCACCCGTCCGGTCGTGGGTTCGGACCGCGACCGGCTGGCAGTATGACGGGCATGTTCGGCTCCAGGAAGTCCGGGAAACAGACACCCGTCGCCCTCGACCAAGGTCCGATGGCGAGCAGCGCACTGGCACTGTCGCGACGGGTCCTCGCCATCGGCATCGACGGCGCCGCGGGATTCGACAGCGCCCAACAGGTCGCGGATGCTGCATTGCGGGACCACCGGCATCCGGATCGTGCCGTTCAGGGCATCGTGAGCCAGCATCGCAAGCTGGCCGCCAAAGCAGGATTTGTGACCGGTCTGGGTGGCTTCGTGACGATGGTGGTGGCGATGCCGACCAACATCCTCGGTTTCTACATCCTGACGACACGGATGGTTGCCGCCATCGCGATGGTCCGCGGGTATGACGTGCGCGACGAGCGGGTGCGCACCGCCATACTGCTCACGCTCGTGGGCACCGACGCCGACGATCTGCTGAAACGTGCCGGCGTCGTGAGTTCCGGCCGGCTGGCAGGCCTGGCGACCCGGCAACTGCCCGCTCCCGCGCTCATGGTCGTCAACAAAGCCGTCGGTTTCCGGCTGGTCAGCCAGCTCGGCGACAAGGTGTTCACCAAGCTCGGCAAGGGGATTCCGTTCGCAGGAGGGGTGCTCGGAGCGGGCTTGGACGTCCTGCTGCTCAACCGGATCGCCGCATCGGCCCTGCACGAATTCCCCGCCGCCGGAACCCGGATCGGCGCAGCGCGTTGA
- a CDS encoding sulfurtransferase, which produces MPAPVDPSAKLADYAHPERLVTTQWLADRLDESRDDLVVLESDEDVLLYDTGHIPGSFKLDWHTDLNDPVNRDFVDAGRFAELMAQRGINRDTTVVIYGDKSNWWAAYALWVLTLFGHPDARLLDGGRMAWVSEGRPMTKDVPQPAPADYPVVARDDSAVRAFRDDVLAHLGGRMVDVRSPGEFSGELLHMPDYPQEGAMRGGHIPGASSVPWARATAEDGRFKSHAQLQEIYAGEQGLRTDDDVIVYCRIGERSSHTWFVLTHLLGFDHVRNYDGSWTEWGNSVRVPVETGAPRL; this is translated from the coding sequence ATGCCTGCACCCGTGGATCCCAGCGCCAAACTCGCGGACTACGCCCACCCCGAGCGCCTCGTGACGACGCAATGGTTGGCCGACCGACTCGACGAATCGAGGGACGATCTCGTCGTTCTGGAGTCCGACGAGGACGTCTTGCTGTACGACACGGGGCACATCCCCGGCAGCTTCAAGCTCGACTGGCACACAGACCTCAACGACCCGGTCAACCGCGACTTCGTGGATGCCGGGCGTTTCGCCGAGTTGATGGCGCAACGCGGCATCAACCGTGACACGACAGTGGTCATCTACGGCGACAAATCCAACTGGTGGGCCGCCTACGCGTTGTGGGTGCTGACCCTGTTCGGACACCCCGACGCGCGCTTGTTGGACGGCGGACGGATGGCATGGGTCTCCGAGGGGCGCCCCATGACCAAGGACGTGCCGCAACCGGCGCCCGCGGACTACCCGGTGGTGGCTCGCGACGACAGCGCCGTCCGCGCCTTCCGGGACGACGTGCTCGCGCATCTGGGCGGACGCATGGTGGACGTTCGATCGCCCGGTGAGTTCTCCGGCGAACTGCTGCACATGCCGGACTACCCCCAGGAGGGTGCGATGCGCGGCGGCCACATCCCGGGGGCATCCTCGGTGCCGTGGGCTCGCGCCACCGCCGAGGACGGCCGATTCAAGTCACACGCGCAGCTTCAGGAGATCTACGCAGGCGAGCAGGGCCTGCGCACCGATGATGACGTCATCGTCTACTGCCGGATCGGTGAGCGTTCCTCGCACACATGGTTCGTGCTGACACATCTGCTCGGATTCGATCATGTGCGTAACTACGACGGGTCGTGGACCGAGTGGGGCAATTCCGTGCGCGTGCCGGTCGAGACGGGCGCGCCCCGGTTGTGA
- a CDS encoding SufE family protein yields MDLPEPLAELITDFTTVGPKDRLQLLLELSEELPELPPRYADHADQLEQVHECQSPLFLAAEVQDGRVQLFFKAPPEAPTTRGFAGILHAGLNGQPVDQVLDVPDDIPFRFALAEAVSPLRMRGMVAMLARIKRQVRAKSLPE; encoded by the coding sequence ATGGACTTGCCCGAGCCGTTGGCCGAGCTGATCACCGATTTCACCACCGTCGGCCCCAAAGATCGCCTGCAACTGCTCCTTGAGTTGAGCGAGGAATTGCCGGAGCTTCCGCCGCGGTATGCCGATCACGCCGATCAACTCGAGCAGGTGCACGAGTGTCAGTCCCCGCTGTTCCTGGCTGCCGAGGTGCAGGACGGCCGGGTTCAGCTGTTCTTCAAGGCGCCGCCCGAAGCGCCGACCACGCGCGGTTTCGCCGGCATCCTGCATGCCGGGCTGAATGGTCAACCCGTCGACCAAGTGCTCGACGTTCCCGACGACATCCCGTTCCGCTTCGCTCTGGCCGAAGCCGTGTCTCCGTTGCGCATGCGAGGAATGGTCGCGATGCTGGCGCGGATCAAACGACAGGTTCGGGCCAAGTCCCTGCCTGAGTGA
- a CDS encoding DNA polymerase: MRGSLHAVVFDRSGRTGAIATDGSPTRTGPTSLILDAVRQLEAESEPPRWVIWNGAALTTLVTAGIRPRRVWDLSQAHLLWVGGSTASTQVVWAVARGLDTATIPAPRRGDLFDLSAPGSDGDDDLLDAAGHLNPAAIDDGWPTTAHLGGFAELAVVAARAQQDLLAERPHAVSTAASESGAALLCAELGHDGLPVDRTVMEGLITEAVGPRPTNEADAARMRRERDAQVLDLAPGRPGVDLRNPAHVREFLRSLGVQVDDTRAWNLEPYRGAHPAVAALLEWRKAERIATTYGWNWLDAHVGKDGRLRGPWTPCDGGAGRMTAGAGLHSLPIALRPGIAADTGHVLVRADLGQVEPRVLAVVSGDSALAAATAADDLYATVAAQLHVDRQAAKIAVLAAMYGQTSGTAADALRRMDRAYPQAMAYLRAAAERGQTGQSVITYGGRLVRVATADDPARQRALGRFTRNAVVQGAAAEFFKAWALTVRDALRPLDAHIVLCLHDELLVHAPQQHAEATARVVTDALAAAAHHWSGGAPVRFVADTRVIHRWSEAKD; the protein is encoded by the coding sequence GTGCGGGGCTCGCTGCATGCTGTCGTCTTCGACCGGTCCGGTCGTACCGGCGCCATCGCAACCGATGGATCGCCGACGCGGACCGGCCCGACATCGTTGATCCTGGATGCCGTTCGGCAGTTGGAAGCGGAGTCGGAGCCTCCGCGCTGGGTCATCTGGAACGGCGCGGCACTCACCACCTTGGTCACAGCCGGCATCCGTCCGCGCCGGGTGTGGGATCTGTCGCAAGCACACCTGTTGTGGGTCGGTGGAAGCACCGCTTCGACGCAGGTCGTCTGGGCGGTCGCTCGCGGTCTCGACACCGCAACGATTCCCGCACCACGACGCGGGGACCTGTTCGACCTGTCTGCGCCGGGCTCCGACGGCGACGACGATCTGCTCGACGCCGCTGGTCACCTGAACCCAGCCGCCATCGACGACGGCTGGCCGACCACCGCACATCTGGGCGGCTTCGCCGAACTGGCAGTTGTCGCGGCCCGCGCGCAGCAAGATCTGCTGGCCGAGCGACCACACGCCGTGTCGACGGCTGCCAGCGAGAGTGGCGCCGCGTTGTTGTGTGCCGAACTCGGCCACGACGGTCTCCCGGTGGACCGAACCGTCATGGAAGGTCTCATCACCGAAGCCGTCGGACCCCGTCCGACGAACGAGGCCGACGCGGCCAGAATGCGCCGCGAACGCGATGCGCAGGTGCTCGACCTGGCGCCGGGTCGGCCCGGGGTCGATCTGCGCAATCCCGCGCACGTGCGCGAGTTCCTGCGATCGCTGGGAGTCCAGGTCGACGACACCCGTGCGTGGAATCTTGAGCCCTATCGGGGCGCCCATCCAGCAGTGGCCGCTCTCCTGGAGTGGCGCAAGGCCGAACGGATCGCCACGACATACGGCTGGAACTGGCTCGACGCGCACGTGGGCAAGGACGGGCGGCTGCGCGGGCCATGGACACCGTGCGACGGCGGCGCCGGCCGGATGACCGCCGGAGCCGGCCTGCACAGTCTGCCGATTGCGTTGCGACCGGGAATCGCCGCCGACACCGGCCACGTGCTGGTGCGCGCCGACCTCGGACAGGTCGAACCTCGAGTGCTCGCAGTCGTTTCCGGCGACAGTGCCCTGGCAGCGGCCACCGCCGCCGACGACCTCTACGCCACGGTCGCCGCTCAGCTGCACGTCGACCGGCAGGCCGCCAAGATCGCAGTGCTGGCGGCGATGTACGGCCAGACATCTGGCACCGCCGCCGATGCACTACGCCGGATGGACCGTGCGTACCCCCAGGCGATGGCCTATCTGCGCGCGGCCGCCGAGCGCGGACAGACCGGTCAGTCCGTCATCACGTATGGCGGGCGGCTGGTGCGGGTGGCGACCGCCGACGACCCGGCGCGGCAACGTGCGCTGGGCAGATTCACCCGTAACGCGGTGGTGCAGGGAGCCGCCGCGGAGTTCTTCAAGGCGTGGGCGCTGACCGTGCGTGATGCACTGCGGCCGTTGGACGCGCACATCGTGCTGTGCCTGCACGACGAACTGCTCGTCCATGCACCCCAGCAGCACGCGGAGGCGACGGCACGTGTGGTGACCGACGCCCTTGCCGCGGCTGCGCATCACTGGTCCGGCGGTGCGCCGGTGCGTTTCGTCGCCGACACTCGCGTCATACATCGCTGGTCAGAGGCGAAGGACTGA
- a CDS encoding PAC2 family protein, whose product MQDPRELYRLETDTHASDLGAHTMIVSLGGLIDAGNTQKLLTAHLLGTLEHTVVASFDVDQLLDYRGRRPAMTFDRDHFSDYADPSMLLYRLVDAQGTPFYLLAGPEPDYQWERVIEAVRQLVRRLGIRLVVSAQGIPMGVPHTRPVGMTRHATNRSLLTENNPVFGTVQVPGSLESLMHLRFGESGIDAVGFAVHVPHYLTQMDFGDAAVAAMRAMAQVGGLDIPMNELSAIAGLHRAEVERQVSENSEVGEVVEGLEQQYDAFTEGLKRQNLLATELEQLPSAEEIGAELEQFLKSEEPGGSDSAGSDEGPDFLR is encoded by the coding sequence GTGCAAGACCCTCGAGAGCTCTACCGGCTCGAGACCGACACCCACGCCAGTGACCTCGGCGCGCACACGATGATCGTGTCGCTGGGCGGTCTCATCGACGCCGGAAACACCCAGAAGCTGCTCACCGCCCACCTGCTCGGCACGCTCGAGCACACGGTGGTCGCGTCGTTCGACGTCGACCAGCTGCTCGACTACCGCGGCCGTCGCCCGGCGATGACCTTCGACCGTGACCACTTCAGCGACTACGCAGACCCGTCGATGCTGCTCTACCGCCTGGTCGATGCGCAGGGTACGCCGTTCTACCTGCTCGCCGGGCCTGAGCCGGACTACCAGTGGGAGCGCGTGATCGAAGCCGTGCGGCAGTTGGTGCGCCGGCTCGGCATTCGCCTGGTGGTCTCCGCGCAAGGCATACCGATGGGCGTGCCGCACACCCGTCCGGTTGGTATGACGCGGCACGCCACCAACCGGTCGCTGCTCACCGAGAACAATCCGGTCTTCGGCACGGTGCAGGTCCCGGGCTCCCTGGAGTCGCTGATGCACCTGCGCTTCGGCGAATCCGGTATCGACGCCGTCGGTTTCGCTGTGCACGTGCCGCACTACCTGACGCAGATGGACTTCGGCGATGCGGCTGTGGCCGCGATGCGCGCGATGGCGCAGGTGGGCGGTCTCGACATCCCGATGAACGAACTGTCCGCCATCGCCGGGCTGCATCGCGCCGAGGTCGAGCGTCAGGTCAGCGAGAACTCCGAGGTCGGCGAGGTCGTCGAGGGCCTCGAGCAGCAGTACGACGCCTTCACCGAGGGTCTGAAGCGGCAAAATTTGCTCGCCACGGAGCTGGAGCAACTTCCCAGCGCGGAGGAGATCGGCGCGGAGCTCGAGCAGTTCCTCAAGTCGGAGGAGCCGGGCGGGTCCGATTCAGCGGGCAGCGACGAGGGGCCGGACTTCCTTCGCTGA
- the hrpA gene encoding ATP-dependent RNA helicase HrpA has protein sequence MPSSDATEPPQRRPRRRGSRARPELSQGEKSRQQPRGRRSGQGRPRENEQQRAARLQRRRDTVPPITYPKDLPVVAARDEIVAAIRDHQVVIVAGETGSGKTTQLPKICLELGRGIEGMIGHTQPRRIAARSVAERIAEELDVPIGAAVGYQVRFMEQASKDSLVKVMTDGILLAELQRDRELRRYDTLIIDEAHERSLNIDFILGYLRQLLPRRPDLKVIITSATIDPERFADHFAVDGVPAPIIEVSGRTFPVEVRYAPLVRTDGDQEVDVDQVTGIVDAVTDLWTEARPDGGPQDVLVFCSGEREIRDAADGLAGLNLPATDILPLYARLSAAEQHRVFAPSGRRRIVIATNVAETSLTVPGIRYVVDTGTARISRYSQRTKVQRLPIEPISQASARQRSGRCGRLADGIAIRLYSQDDFDARPEFTDPEILRTNLASVILQMTSLGLGDVSRFPFVEPPDPRQITDGVRLLEELGAVHEARGTSERRTLTAYGRAIAALPVDPRLARMLIAAAESGALREVLVIVAALSIQDPRERPADAQAQADQSHARFKHETSDFLSLLNLWRYLGEQRKALSSSAFRRMCKREYLHYLRIREWQDLHSQLKQACKQQDLRMSENPAAEATIHQAMLSGLLSHIGLRDADKRDYQGARGARFGLQPGSTLFRRQPDYVMSAELVETTRLWARTNAAIDPAWAEAIGAHLVKRQYAEPHWSRKAGSVMAAERVTLYGVPLVAGRQVSYAKVDPGAARELFIRHALVEGDWETRHDFYRENRQLVARLADLEARARRRDLLVDDEALFDFYDARIPESVVSAAHFDSWWKTAHRHTPDLLALTEDILLREDVTAVDARDYPKTWRQGDLKLRLTYQFEPGADADGVTVHLPVDQLNQVTDDGFDWLVPGVREELAVALLKSLPKATRRNFVPTPDHARRALERITPERGSLTDALAAALRESTGVSVPREEWDWDRVPDHLRMTFRVEDARGGRLAEGKDLSVLQEQLAGRVRGAMSRAGSSIERKGLTSWQIGDLPATFEQRSGRRTVQGFPALVDHGESVALEVLPTASERDFATRLGIRRLILLNVTVPWKRILALFTNAQRLALGNNPHGSMTALMDDVLATAVDDIVARDLPGGTVRSEADFDEALRVVRQQLTPRVIEVVEALTPVLDHARQVRLALDGMAQPSLTQLRSQLEAQLTGLVHPGFVAAAGARRLRDLDRYLRAMLERIDKAPSDLARDQQRAQDVDAVEAERQKLMAALPTARRTDPDVVQLRWLTEELRVSLFAQRLGTPVPVSPKRIFAAMDAVEDATT, from the coding sequence ATGCCCTCATCTGATGCCACCGAGCCGCCGCAGCGCCGGCCCCGCCGTCGCGGATCCCGCGCCCGGCCGGAACTATCCCAGGGCGAGAAGTCCCGGCAGCAGCCGCGTGGCCGCCGCAGCGGTCAGGGGCGGCCACGCGAGAACGAGCAGCAGCGGGCGGCGCGTCTGCAGCGTCGGCGCGACACCGTCCCGCCGATCACGTATCCCAAGGACCTGCCGGTCGTCGCCGCTCGCGACGAGATAGTAGCGGCGATTCGCGACCACCAAGTCGTGATCGTGGCTGGCGAGACTGGGTCGGGCAAGACCACCCAGTTGCCCAAGATCTGCCTCGAACTCGGCCGCGGCATCGAGGGGATGATCGGGCACACCCAGCCGCGGCGCATCGCAGCACGGTCGGTGGCCGAGCGCATCGCCGAAGAACTCGACGTGCCGATCGGCGCGGCGGTGGGTTACCAGGTGCGCTTCATGGAACAGGCCAGCAAGGACAGCCTGGTCAAGGTGATGACCGACGGCATCCTGCTTGCCGAGTTGCAACGCGACCGCGAGTTGCGGCGCTACGACACGTTGATCATCGACGAGGCGCACGAGCGGTCGCTCAACATCGACTTCATCCTGGGCTACCTGCGCCAGCTACTGCCGCGCCGACCTGATTTGAAGGTCATCATCACCTCGGCCACGATCGACCCCGAGCGATTCGCGGATCACTTCGCAGTGGATGGCGTTCCGGCGCCGATCATCGAAGTGTCCGGCCGCACCTTCCCGGTCGAGGTGCGCTACGCGCCGCTGGTCCGCACCGACGGCGACCAGGAGGTCGACGTCGATCAGGTCACCGGCATCGTCGACGCCGTCACCGACCTCTGGACGGAGGCTCGACCCGACGGCGGTCCGCAGGACGTCCTGGTCTTCTGCTCCGGCGAGCGCGAAATCCGTGACGCCGCAGACGGTTTGGCGGGTCTGAACCTTCCCGCCACCGACATCCTGCCGTTGTACGCCCGGCTGTCGGCGGCCGAGCAGCATCGAGTCTTTGCGCCCTCCGGCCGGCGCCGCATCGTGATCGCGACCAATGTCGCCGAGACATCGCTCACCGTCCCGGGTATCCGGTATGTCGTCGACACCGGCACCGCGCGCATCTCCCGCTACAGCCAGCGCACCAAGGTCCAACGGCTTCCCATCGAGCCGATTTCACAGGCGTCCGCCCGGCAGCGCTCGGGCCGCTGCGGCCGCCTGGCCGACGGGATCGCCATACGGCTGTACTCGCAGGACGACTTCGACGCGCGCCCGGAGTTCACCGACCCCGAGATCCTGCGGACCAACCTGGCGTCGGTGATCCTGCAGATGACCTCACTCGGCTTGGGCGACGTGTCGAGGTTCCCGTTCGTCGAGCCGCCGGACCCCCGTCAGATCACCGACGGCGTCCGTCTGCTCGAAGAACTCGGCGCCGTGCACGAGGCGCGTGGCACCAGCGAGCGTCGCACGCTGACGGCATACGGTCGCGCCATCGCGGCGCTGCCGGTGGACCCGCGGCTGGCCAGGATGCTCATCGCCGCGGCCGAGAGCGGGGCGCTGCGCGAGGTGCTGGTCATCGTGGCAGCGCTGTCGATTCAGGATCCGCGCGAGCGCCCGGCCGATGCTCAGGCGCAGGCCGACCAGTCCCACGCCCGGTTCAAGCACGAGACCAGCGACTTCCTCAGCCTGCTCAACCTCTGGCGCTATCTCGGGGAGCAACGGAAAGCCCTGTCCAGCAGCGCTTTCCGGCGCATGTGCAAGCGCGAGTATCTCCATTATCTGCGGATCCGCGAGTGGCAGGATCTGCACTCCCAACTGAAGCAGGCGTGCAAGCAGCAGGACCTGCGGATGAGCGAGAATCCCGCCGCTGAAGCCACGATCCACCAGGCGATGCTCTCAGGTCTGCTGTCGCACATAGGTCTGCGTGACGCCGACAAACGCGACTACCAGGGCGCGCGAGGTGCCCGCTTCGGCCTACAGCCCGGGTCGACGCTGTTCCGCCGGCAGCCTGACTACGTGATGTCCGCAGAACTCGTCGAGACCACCCGCCTGTGGGCGCGCACCAATGCCGCCATCGACCCTGCCTGGGCTGAGGCGATCGGTGCTCACCTGGTGAAGCGGCAGTATGCCGAGCCGCACTGGTCGCGCAAGGCGGGCTCGGTGATGGCCGCCGAGCGGGTCACGCTGTATGGCGTTCCGCTGGTCGCCGGCCGGCAGGTGTCGTATGCGAAGGTCGATCCCGGAGCCGCCCGGGAGCTGTTCATCCGGCATGCGTTGGTCGAGGGCGACTGGGAGACGCGCCACGACTTCTACCGCGAGAACCGACAGCTGGTGGCCCGGCTCGCCGACCTCGAGGCCCGCGCGCGACGTCGTGACCTGCTCGTCGACGACGAGGCACTGTTCGACTTCTACGACGCCCGGATCCCCGAATCCGTCGTGTCCGCAGCGCATTTCGACTCGTGGTGGAAGACCGCCCACCGGCATACACCTGACCTGCTGGCGCTCACCGAGGACATCCTGTTGCGCGAGGACGTCACGGCCGTCGACGCCCGCGACTATCCCAAGACCTGGCGGCAGGGCGACCTCAAGCTGCGGCTGACCTACCAGTTCGAGCCAGGCGCCGACGCCGACGGTGTCACCGTGCACCTGCCGGTCGACCAGCTCAACCAGGTGACCGACGACGGCTTCGACTGGCTGGTGCCCGGTGTGCGGGAGGAACTAGCCGTCGCCCTGCTGAAGTCACTGCCGAAAGCGACGCGACGCAACTTCGTGCCGACGCCCGACCATGCCCGTCGTGCGTTGGAGCGCATCACCCCCGAACGCGGCTCGCTGACCGACGCGCTCGCGGCGGCACTGCGCGAGTCCACCGGTGTGAGCGTCCCGCGGGAGGAGTGGGACTGGGACCGCGTGCCCGACCACCTGCGGATGACCTTCCGTGTCGAGGACGCCCGCGGTGGTCGCCTGGCCGAGGGCAAGGACCTGAGCGTGCTGCAGGAGCAATTGGCCGGCCGGGTGCGGGGCGCGATGTCGCGCGCCGGTTCGTCGATCGAGCGAAAAGGCTTGACATCGTGGCAGATCGGGGACCTGCCTGCCACCTTCGAGCAGCGCAGCGGGCGCCGCACCGTGCAAGGATTTCCGGCTCTGGTCGATCACGGTGAGTCCGTGGCACTGGAGGTGCTGCCGACGGCATCCGAGCGCGACTTCGCCACCCGCCTCGGCATCCGCCGGTTGATCCTGCTCAATGTGACGGTGCCGTGGAAGCGCATTCTCGCCCTGTTCACCAACGCTCAGCGGCTCGCGCTCGGCAACAACCCGCACGGCTCGATGACCGCGCTGATGGACGACGTGCTTGCAACAGCGGTCGACGACATCGTCGCGCGCGACCTGCCGGGCGGCACCGTGCGCAGCGAGGCCGACTTCGACGAGGCGCTGCGAGTGGTGCGTCAGCAGCTGACTCCACGCGTGATCGAGGTCGTCGAGGCGCTGACGCCCGTTCTCGACCATGCTCGGCAGGTGCGTCTCGCGCTCGACGGCATGGCGCAGCCGTCCTTGACGCAGCTGCGCTCGCAACTGGAAGCCCAGCTGACCGGGCTGGTGCACCCCGGTTTCGTGGCCGCGGCCGGCGCGAGGCGATTGCGCGATCTGGATCGCTATCTGCGCGCCATGCTCGAGCGGATCGACAAGGCACCGTCGGATCTCGCCCGAGACCAGCAGCGCGCACAGGATGTCGACGCCGTCGAGGCGGAGCGTCAGAAGCTGATGGCGGCCTTGCCCACCGCGCGACGCACCGACCCCGACGTGGTCCAGTTGCGTTGGCTGACAGAGGAATTGCGGGTCAGTCTGTTCGCACAGCGACTCGGGACTCCTGTCCCGGTGTCACCGAAGCGGATCTTCGCGGCGATGGATGCGGTGGAGGACGCCACGACCTGA